From a region of the Halomonas sp. HL-93 genome:
- a CDS encoding HalD/BesD family halogenase, producing the protein MLNADQLADAERLDLSAFVDTQRYPLDDPDSPSLIEVIESARRDLDREGCAVLRGFLHPAVLEQARAESARMAEKSFFNTRQVNAYFTADDPSLPDDDPRRIFMTRTSGFVTRDMITADSLIHRLYVSKAMKSLVARCLGEEQIYEYADPFAGLVLNVLPDGTQQPWHYDTNEFIVTMMTQQPEAGGVFEYCPGIRTPQYENYTGVSAVIREDDSTPIKRLDLRPGDLQLFKGRFSLHRVSEVQGDTPRLTAIFAYSQQPGVVGKLERTRQLYGRVAEQHIQAEVRDAERTDGLID; encoded by the coding sequence ATGCTGAACGCTGATCAGTTGGCGGATGCCGAGCGCCTGGATCTGTCTGCTTTCGTCGATACCCAACGTTATCCACTCGATGACCCCGATAGCCCGTCGCTTATTGAGGTCATTGAGTCGGCCCGGCGTGATCTTGACCGTGAGGGCTGTGCGGTACTGCGAGGTTTCCTGCATCCGGCCGTTCTTGAACAGGCGCGGGCGGAGAGCGCGCGCATGGCCGAGAAAAGCTTCTTCAACACGCGCCAGGTCAACGCCTATTTTACGGCTGATGACCCCTCGCTGCCGGATGATGATCCCCGCCGGATATTCATGACGCGTACCAGCGGTTTCGTTACACGGGACATGATCACGGCCGACAGCCTGATTCATCGGCTCTATGTCTCCAAGGCCATGAAGTCGCTGGTGGCCCGCTGTCTGGGCGAAGAGCAAATTTATGAGTACGCCGACCCTTTCGCTGGCCTCGTGCTCAACGTATTGCCCGATGGTACTCAGCAGCCGTGGCACTACGACACCAACGAATTCATCGTCACCATGATGACGCAGCAGCCCGAAGCGGGCGGCGTTTTCGAGTATTGCCCGGGTATTCGTACGCCCCAGTACGAAAACTATACCGGTGTCAGCGCGGTGATTCGTGAGGATGACTCAACACCTATAAAGCGCCTGGATCTGCGTCCGGGGGACTTACAACTTTTCAAAGGGCGCTTCAGTCTGCACCGCGTCTCAGAGGTGCAAGGTGATACGCCACGGTTGACGGCCATTTTCGCCTATTCGCAGCAACCCGGCGTGGTCGGCAAGCTGGAGCGCACGCGCCAGCTGTACGGGCGTGTCGCCGAACAGCATATCCAGGCGGAAGTCCGCGATGCCGAGCGTACTGACGGGCTGATCGACTAA
- a CDS encoding LysR substrate-binding domain-containing protein: MDSIDFTDSSSRTPSLDNELLSAFVAVVDNNGFTAAANQLHKTQSTISLRIRTLEERLGTRLLQRTSRQLTLTQDGETFLVYARRLLQLQREALSVLGHGDHDGVIRFGLPENYAEAWLPALLGRFAERHPRIRPHIHCRMSSELIESLEAGELDLVLTIQHKSQRHGVSMGHEEVVWAAHQDYRVAPNAPLALALFPDHCPYRERALEALARLGRQWSLEYTTQSPTGLRVAVNLGKAVTVIDRRAMPENWRILDEADGFPALPPAELTVRQSPSFQHPAGDTLVDLLREQLLS; the protein is encoded by the coding sequence ATGGATTCCATCGACTTTACCGATAGCTCATCCCGCACGCCGTCACTCGACAATGAGCTGTTGAGCGCCTTCGTGGCCGTGGTGGACAACAATGGGTTCACTGCCGCCGCTAATCAGCTGCACAAGACCCAGTCGACGATTAGTCTGCGCATACGCACCCTGGAAGAACGGCTCGGCACGCGTCTATTGCAGCGTACAAGCCGCCAACTGACACTCACCCAAGATGGGGAAACATTCCTGGTCTACGCCCGTCGCCTGTTGCAATTGCAACGTGAAGCGTTAAGCGTGCTTGGTCACGGCGACCACGACGGCGTGATTCGTTTCGGCCTACCCGAAAATTATGCCGAAGCCTGGCTACCGGCACTATTGGGCCGCTTTGCCGAACGCCACCCTCGCATTCGGCCGCATATTCATTGTCGTATGTCGAGTGAGCTCATCGAGTCGCTGGAAGCGGGAGAACTGGATCTCGTGCTGACCATTCAACACAAGAGCCAACGGCACGGGGTATCAATGGGCCACGAGGAAGTGGTGTGGGCAGCGCATCAGGATTATCGTGTCGCCCCCAATGCGCCACTCGCACTGGCGCTCTTCCCCGACCACTGCCCTTATCGAGAGCGCGCCCTGGAAGCCCTTGCGCGCCTGGGCAGGCAGTGGTCGCTGGAATATACCACCCAAAGCCCTACCGGGCTGCGCGTTGCCGTCAACCTGGGCAAGGCCGTCACGGTCATTGATCGACGCGCCATGCCTGAGAATTGGCGCATCCTCGATGAAGCGGACGGGTTTCCAGCGTTGCCGCCTGCCGAGTTGACGGTTCGACAATCGCCAAGTTTCCAGCATCCTGCGGGGGATACGCTCGTCGACTTGCTGCGTGAACAGCTTCTCTCATAA
- a CDS encoding glycine betaine ABC transporter substrate-binding protein: MNKMSSSALLVGLFAATTVVQADNDKSLVIGTNNWAENIAVANMWKIILEEKHGYDIELSDVSKSALYSGLANDDFDLSLEIWLPNTDASFLEPHEDEIDVHDVWYEGTKLGLVVPDYVEIDTIQELGENAEDYEYQGSPTILGIDSGSAIAGSTDEVIEAYELSLDQTNSSEPAMMAALSDAYEREEPIVVTLWSPHWAFAEYDLKYLEDAEGVYGESDDIHWMSRKDFGDDDPWLTSVLNDWHMDDDTLGGLMAEIEQTGDPVEGAKTWIDENRDLIDEWLAAGDAE; the protein is encoded by the coding sequence ATGAATAAAATGTCATCATCGGCTTTATTGGTAGGATTGTTCGCAGCGACAACTGTCGTTCAAGCGGACAATGACAAGTCATTGGTGATCGGGACCAACAACTGGGCCGAGAACATTGCCGTCGCCAATATGTGGAAGATCATTCTTGAAGAAAAGCACGGTTACGACATTGAGCTCTCCGACGTCAGCAAGAGCGCACTTTATAGTGGTCTGGCCAACGATGACTTCGACCTCTCACTGGAAATCTGGTTACCTAACACGGATGCCTCTTTCCTTGAACCCCACGAGGATGAGATCGACGTGCACGATGTTTGGTACGAAGGCACTAAACTGGGCCTGGTCGTGCCGGACTACGTGGAAATCGACACTATCCAGGAACTTGGTGAGAACGCCGAGGATTATGAATATCAAGGTAGCCCAACGATTCTTGGCATTGATTCAGGTTCGGCGATTGCAGGCTCTACCGACGAAGTAATAGAAGCGTACGAATTGTCACTTGATCAAACTAACAGCTCTGAACCCGCCATGATGGCCGCACTGAGTGACGCTTATGAGCGAGAAGAGCCGATCGTTGTGACGCTATGGAGTCCGCACTGGGCCTTTGCCGAGTACGACCTCAAATATCTAGAAGACGCTGAAGGCGTTTACGGCGAAAGTGATGATATTCACTGGATGTCGCGCAAAGATTTCGGTGATGATGATCCCTGGCTTACGTCCGTGCTCAACGACTGGCACATGGACGACGATACGCTGGGTGGCCTGATGGCCGAAATCGAGCAAACCGGTGACCCTGTGGAAGGTGCCAAGACTTGGATCGATGAGAATCGTGACTTGATTGATGAATGGTTAGCTGCTGGCGATGCGGAATAG
- a CDS encoding four-carbon acid sugar kinase family protein, protein MASKTEAPRLAIIADDLTGALDSSAAFARYGFRTHAVTSPEAIQRVVAERCPEILAISTQTRDASPNEARKRVAQAMRALPAGTHIFKKVDSRLKGPIAAELDEIPYRRIVAMPAIPQFDRIVLNGCVSGFGVDSPISVADALGHHASNACIPDTLHDKDMDQWIGAYATDSLFLGARALAERLAMHMADHPIPQDSSLSYPPALCITAGSRDTITLAQIDALLAARRDAAYVPAPNGCLDIEPLPTAPLTVLQAVPGPTTMPASTVATHLASSLKRLTGENDVTWLLTGGATAEAVLHCNGILEMEILGEILPGLPVCRTGDIVFITKSGGFGADDTLVRVAEMICTI, encoded by the coding sequence ATGGCGTCCAAGACAGAAGCTCCGAGACTGGCAATCATTGCCGATGACCTGACCGGCGCGCTCGACTCCAGCGCGGCGTTTGCACGCTATGGCTTTCGCACCCATGCCGTGACCTCACCAGAGGCCATCCAACGTGTAGTAGCCGAGCGATGCCCTGAAATTCTGGCCATCTCGACACAAACGCGCGATGCCTCCCCAAATGAAGCGAGAAAGCGAGTCGCTCAAGCGATGAGGGCATTGCCTGCCGGCACGCACATCTTCAAGAAGGTCGACTCCCGGCTCAAAGGGCCGATCGCCGCCGAGCTTGACGAAATTCCCTACCGCAGGATCGTCGCCATGCCAGCGATCCCGCAATTTGATCGGATCGTCCTCAACGGCTGCGTCAGCGGCTTTGGCGTGGACTCGCCGATCTCGGTAGCCGACGCCCTCGGCCACCATGCCAGCAATGCATGTATACCCGATACGTTGCATGACAAAGACATGGACCAGTGGATCGGCGCCTACGCCACCGACTCCCTATTTCTCGGCGCACGCGCTCTGGCGGAGCGTTTGGCAATGCACATGGCCGACCACCCCATCCCGCAAGACTCGTCCTTGTCGTACCCGCCAGCGCTGTGTATAACCGCAGGTTCAAGAGATACAATTACGTTGGCTCAGATTGACGCGCTACTAGCAGCCAGACGCGATGCCGCATATGTACCGGCCCCGAATGGCTGCCTAGACATAGAGCCGCTGCCAACAGCACCGTTGACGGTGCTGCAGGCAGTCCCCGGCCCCACAACAATGCCAGCATCAACGGTTGCCACCCATCTTGCCTCATCCCTAAAAAGACTTACCGGCGAGAACGACGTGACCTGGCTTCTCACCGGAGGGGCGACGGCTGAGGCTGTGTTGCATTGCAACGGCATCCTGGAAATGGAAATACTCGGTGAAATTCTTCCCGGACTTCCGGTCTGCCGTACTGGGGATATTGTGTTTATCACGAAATCGGGCGGCTTTGGCGCGGATGATACACTTGTAAGAGTCGCCGAAATGATCTGCACAATTTAG
- the speB gene encoding agmatinase produces the protein MAKGTDGTRLNAATGEHYLPRHEPRYREIASFLRAPLADTLEALDIALVGIPFDGGVSNRPGTRHGPREIRNQSSMMRSAHHITGLDPFAQARIADIGDVRFSSIYDLEKVSDDIAAYYAAIRNAGVIPLSAGGDHSVTFPILRGLAADDPVGLIQIDAHTDTWDEFQGSKFHHGGPFRLACEQGLVDPKRTVQIGIRGAQNTTQGWDYSHDTSMRVMFMEEVDALGIDAVIAEARRVVGNGPVYLSFDIDSIDPAFAPGTGTPEVGGLTSLQALQLVRGFRGLPLIGADVVEVSPPFDPSGITALMGATLMYELLCLMAEGVDNTKT, from the coding sequence ATGGCCAAAGGCACAGACGGCACTCGCCTCAATGCCGCCACTGGCGAACATTACCTACCCCGCCACGAACCCCGTTACCGAGAGATCGCAAGCTTCCTGCGGGCTCCGCTTGCCGACACTTTGGAAGCGCTGGATATTGCCTTGGTGGGGATTCCGTTTGATGGCGGCGTCAGCAATCGTCCCGGCACTCGTCACGGACCCCGTGAAATACGCAACCAGTCGAGCATGATGCGCAGCGCGCATCACATCACCGGACTGGACCCCTTTGCCCAGGCACGCATTGCTGACATCGGCGATGTGCGATTTTCCTCAATCTACGACCTTGAAAAAGTCTCTGATGATATTGCCGCCTATTACGCGGCCATTCGAAACGCAGGCGTTATTCCACTGAGCGCTGGTGGCGATCATTCAGTTACGTTTCCCATTTTACGCGGCTTAGCGGCCGACGACCCCGTAGGATTGATCCAAATTGATGCCCACACCGATACCTGGGACGAGTTTCAAGGATCGAAATTTCACCATGGCGGACCCTTTCGCCTCGCCTGTGAACAGGGCCTGGTCGATCCCAAGCGTACCGTGCAGATCGGTATTCGTGGTGCCCAGAACACGACGCAAGGCTGGGACTATTCTCATGACACCAGCATGCGCGTCATGTTTATGGAAGAAGTGGATGCGTTGGGTATTGACGCGGTCATCGCGGAAGCCCGTCGCGTCGTCGGCAATGGGCCGGTGTATTTATCGTTCGATATCGACAGCATCGATCCCGCGTTCGCCCCTGGTACCGGTACACCCGAAGTCGGTGGCCTTACCAGCCTGCAAGCACTTCAGCTCGTACGTGGTTTCCGCGGTTTACCGCTCATTGGTGCTGATGTCGTAGAAGTATCACCCCCCTTTGATCCCAGCGGTATCACGGCATTGATGGGCGCCACCCTCATGTATGAGCTTCTTTGCTTGATGGCTGAAGGGGTTGATAACACAAAAACCTAA
- a CDS encoding iron-containing alcohol dehydrogenase: MPLNHFHTGRQTPIIAGPGTLGQLPELRRRLGTSRYMLISDQGLAATGLVDALVDDLTADAEVDTFLAPAGEPSVATADAAATVVRALPGRPLVIGLGGGTALDIAKLVAALAESPGDMADYLLAKTPWAGRVPAVMVPTTSGTGSEVTRTSILTDPEGRKLWAWGDELLPDAVLLDPALTLGLPATLTATTGLDAFVHALEATTGQGQHTFIEATALQAIRLVGAALPNAVAAPDDLVARQRMQEAACLAGQAIDNGGTGIAHNIGHALGSCYHLPHGIAVTLALEASLAWSVTGNEARFAPAAHALKAGSEAQELPRLFRELADQTHFNQALSPFTTLTLDAEALALTMQKDENAPMARNAARRPTGDDWQWLADATVAVFTRRVAELATQNREISA, from the coding sequence ATGCCCCTGAACCATTTTCATACCGGACGTCAGACACCGATCATCGCAGGACCTGGCACTCTTGGGCAGCTACCCGAGCTTCGCCGCCGCCTGGGGACCAGCCGTTATATGCTCATCAGTGACCAGGGCCTTGCCGCGACCGGCCTGGTCGATGCCCTGGTCGACGACCTAACGGCTGATGCCGAGGTAGATACCTTCCTGGCACCGGCGGGCGAACCCAGCGTCGCTACCGCCGATGCGGCCGCGACCGTAGTTCGTGCCCTGCCCGGCCGCCCCCTGGTGATTGGGCTGGGTGGCGGCACCGCGCTGGACATCGCCAAGCTGGTCGCTGCCCTGGCAGAAAGCCCGGGCGACATGGCGGATTACCTGCTGGCCAAGACCCCTTGGGCAGGGCGCGTACCCGCCGTGATGGTGCCAACTACCTCGGGTACCGGCTCCGAAGTCACGCGAACCTCAATCCTCACCGACCCAGAGGGACGCAAGCTTTGGGCCTGGGGCGACGAGCTGCTGCCCGACGCCGTCCTGCTCGACCCGGCATTAACGCTTGGCCTGCCCGCTACGCTCACGGCTACCACCGGCCTGGATGCCTTTGTCCACGCCCTGGAGGCCACGACCGGCCAGGGGCAACACACGTTCATAGAAGCTACAGCGCTGCAGGCCATCCGGCTGGTAGGCGCGGCCCTGCCCAATGCAGTGGCCGCCCCGGATGACCTGGTGGCCCGCCAACGCATGCAGGAAGCCGCTTGCCTGGCGGGCCAGGCTATCGATAATGGCGGTACCGGCATCGCCCATAACATTGGCCATGCCCTGGGTAGCTGTTACCACCTTCCCCACGGTATCGCCGTAACACTCGCCCTAGAGGCATCGCTGGCCTGGTCCGTGACAGGTAATGAAGCACGCTTCGCGCCAGCGGCCCATGCCCTGAAGGCAGGTTCCGAAGCCCAAGAATTGCCCAGGCTGTTCCGAGAGCTTGCTGATCAGACCCACTTCAACCAGGCCCTTTCCCCCTTCACCACGCTGACCCTGGACGCTGAGGCGCTAGCTTTGACCATGCAAAAAGACGAGAACGCGCCCATGGCCCGCAACGCGGCTCGCCGTCCAACGGGCGATGATTGGCAATGGCTCGCCGACGCCACGGTGGCCGTGTTCACGCGCCGCGTCGCCGAGCTTGCCACCCAGAACCGGGAGATCAGCGCATGA
- a CDS encoding mandelate racemase/muconate lactonizing enzyme family protein, producing MNVIERIEISQHQCELDPPFPAAWDSQPRRKFPAAIVRVIDSEGREGIGSGDAMYGFDDFRSLFIGQDPLAIERHSAVIDNIGFHAGRCWPLEVALWDLIGKIKAQPLWQLLGGTSSRLKAYASSGTHRPTEQVVALAEQVRDAGIPALKLRFGRQRLEDDLAVLAAVRRAVGKDLDLMVDCNQGWRMPWDTQAPWDLAKASEVAEELIHHDVLWMEEPLYRGDYPGMNALNDLTGERLKIAGGEMTREPYEFREMLRQQCLDVYQPDAVCSIGLLGLSRLAKEVTTAGKWFTPHTWGNGIGLAANLHLTAGAVGPAGCPYLEYPFDPPEWTPEVRDFPLTTAIKPDAKGWLTLSDEPGLGITLDEARLAATRANQATWQ from the coding sequence ATGAACGTGATCGAGCGCATCGAGATCAGTCAGCACCAGTGCGAGCTCGACCCACCCTTCCCGGCGGCCTGGGATAGCCAACCCCGGCGCAAGTTTCCGGCCGCCATCGTTCGCGTGATCGACAGCGAAGGCCGTGAGGGGATCGGCTCGGGCGATGCCATGTATGGCTTCGACGACTTCCGGTCGCTATTTATTGGGCAGGACCCCTTAGCCATCGAACGCCACAGCGCCGTTATCGACAACATCGGCTTTCATGCCGGGCGCTGCTGGCCACTGGAAGTCGCTCTATGGGACTTGATCGGCAAGATCAAAGCCCAACCGTTATGGCAATTGTTGGGCGGCACTTCGTCACGCCTGAAGGCATACGCCTCCAGCGGCACCCATCGCCCTACCGAGCAGGTCGTTGCCCTCGCCGAACAGGTTCGCGACGCAGGTATCCCCGCCCTGAAACTACGCTTTGGCCGTCAGCGTCTTGAAGATGACCTCGCGGTGCTCGCCGCCGTACGTCGTGCCGTCGGCAAAGATCTCGACCTGATGGTCGACTGCAACCAGGGCTGGCGGATGCCGTGGGATACCCAGGCCCCCTGGGACCTGGCCAAGGCCAGCGAAGTGGCTGAGGAGTTGATTCACCATGATGTGCTGTGGATGGAAGAGCCGCTCTATCGCGGCGACTACCCCGGCATGAATGCCCTCAACGACCTGACCGGCGAGCGGCTGAAAATCGCCGGAGGCGAGATGACCCGCGAACCCTACGAATTCCGCGAAATGCTGCGGCAGCAGTGCCTTGACGTCTACCAGCCGGACGCCGTGTGCTCAATCGGCCTGCTTGGCTTATCGCGGCTGGCGAAAGAAGTCACCACGGCGGGCAAATGGTTCACGCCGCATACCTGGGGCAATGGCATCGGTCTTGCCGCCAACCTGCATCTCACCGCCGGAGCGGTTGGCCCGGCTGGCTGTCCTTATCTGGAGTACCCTTTCGACCCGCCGGAATGGACACCCGAAGTGCGCGACTTCCCGCTGACCACCGCGATCAAGCCTGATGCCAAAGGCTGGCTGACACTCTCTGACGAACCTGGCCTCGGCATTACACTGGATGAAGCACGTCTCGCGGCCACCCGCGCCAACCAGGCAACTTGGCAATAG
- a CDS encoding LysR substrate-binding domain-containing protein codes for MSRTLPPLNALKAFEAAAECASFTLAAQRLCVTQSAVSRQVKLLEEQLGVSLFQRGSGHLRLTDAGRRLQPVLRQSFDRIAWTVRGLQEPDAVSHLRLNAPPTFANRWLIPRLGRLKSLHPDLELSLTTRADDDLVGDENLDAAIRFGTGEWSDAEVVHLMQESHIAVCAPKLRGSMRRDALDLNHQVLLHVLWGEDRFHTWDHWLSAAGIEGVKTSGGIAFDLLESAIHAAVNAVGLTIADRHMVERELDRGELVSWLDVEVTGHRSYWLATRPHQVESASLKLFRQWLAQEIDDPPTGL; via the coding sequence ATGTCACGCACCTTACCCCCACTCAATGCTCTCAAGGCCTTCGAGGCCGCCGCCGAGTGTGCGAGTTTTACCCTGGCGGCACAGCGGCTCTGCGTGACCCAGAGCGCGGTCAGTCGTCAAGTCAAGTTGCTGGAGGAGCAGTTGGGGGTGTCGCTTTTCCAACGCGGTTCGGGCCACCTTCGATTGACGGACGCGGGAAGGCGGTTGCAGCCAGTGCTGCGCCAGTCCTTTGACCGCATCGCCTGGACCGTAAGAGGGCTGCAAGAGCCGGATGCTGTCTCCCACCTGCGCCTGAATGCACCTCCTACTTTTGCCAATCGGTGGTTAATCCCAAGACTGGGGCGCTTGAAATCATTGCACCCGGATCTGGAGCTGTCCCTGACAACGCGTGCCGATGATGACCTTGTGGGAGACGAAAACCTGGATGCGGCGATTCGTTTTGGCACCGGTGAGTGGTCGGATGCCGAGGTGGTGCACTTGATGCAGGAAAGTCATATCGCCGTCTGCGCACCCAAGCTCAGGGGGTCTATGCGGCGTGATGCGCTCGACCTCAATCACCAGGTGCTGCTCCATGTCCTGTGGGGGGAGGATCGCTTTCATACCTGGGATCACTGGCTTTCAGCGGCCGGTATCGAAGGTGTGAAGACCAGCGGGGGGATCGCGTTTGATCTGCTGGAATCGGCGATTCATGCTGCCGTTAACGCCGTCGGGTTGACCATCGCTGACCGACACATGGTCGAGCGCGAGTTGGATAGAGGGGAGCTTGTATCTTGGCTCGATGTCGAGGTCACCGGGCATCGTTCCTATTGGTTGGCCACCCGGCCGCATCAAGTGGAGTCGGCGAGCCTCAAGTTGTTCCGCCAATGGCTGGCGCAGGAGATCGACGATCCCCCCACGGGGTTATAG
- a CDS encoding aldehyde dehydrogenase, with protein MTDRSHTDWQARASTLPLPQLAYIDGQFVPARSGATFSAENPATGQVLTEVAACDSADVDRAVASARRSFESGEWRDLPPTERKSRMLAWADAIEAQLDDIALLETLETGKPIGQTTTVDVPGLVGGLRWYAESLDKLYGETAPNGATSVCLVEREPVGVVAAVVPWNYPLIIASWKIGPALGAGNSVILKPAEQSSLATLKVAGLAMEAGIPAGAFQVVTGLGHIAGKALGLHAGVDAVGFTGSTEVGKAFLEYSAHSNMKRIGLECGGKSPHIVTRDVEDLDTIAMSVAYGVWYNQGETCHAGTRLIVDRTVKQALLAKLRGWAEALQPGDPLDPAVQMGAMIEQSHMEKVQGYLEHGQREGARLLFGGEQVRSESGGYYLTPAVLDDVTNDMRVAREEIFGPVLVVITVDDLDEALAIANDTDYGLGAAIWTDRLRDGHRAARALRAGTVWVNCYDHTSINAPFGGYKQSGQGRDKSLHAFDKYTELKTTWIEI; from the coding sequence ATGACGGACCGTTCCCACACCGACTGGCAGGCTCGCGCAAGCACGCTCCCGCTACCGCAACTGGCCTATATCGACGGACAATTTGTCCCGGCTCGCAGCGGCGCCACCTTTTCCGCAGAGAATCCTGCCACCGGTCAGGTGCTCACCGAGGTGGCCGCTTGCGACAGCGCCGATGTCGACCGCGCCGTCGCCAGTGCGCGCCGCAGCTTCGAGAGTGGCGAGTGGCGCGACCTGCCCCCGACCGAGCGCAAATCGCGCATGCTCGCCTGGGCGGATGCCATCGAGGCACAGCTTGACGACATTGCGCTACTTGAGACCCTGGAAACCGGCAAGCCGATTGGCCAGACCACCACCGTGGATGTGCCCGGCCTGGTCGGAGGGCTGCGCTGGTATGCCGAGTCCCTCGACAAGCTCTACGGTGAAACGGCGCCTAACGGCGCGACCAGCGTCTGCCTGGTGGAGCGCGAACCGGTGGGCGTCGTCGCCGCCGTGGTGCCCTGGAACTACCCGCTGATTATCGCCAGTTGGAAGATCGGTCCGGCACTGGGCGCTGGCAACTCGGTGATCCTCAAGCCCGCTGAGCAGTCCAGCCTGGCAACCCTCAAGGTGGCAGGGCTTGCTATGGAAGCAGGCATCCCCGCCGGGGCTTTCCAGGTGGTCACGGGGCTTGGTCACATAGCGGGCAAGGCATTGGGCCTGCATGCGGGCGTCGATGCCGTGGGCTTTACCGGCTCCACCGAGGTCGGCAAGGCTTTCCTTGAGTATTCCGCGCACTCCAATATGAAGCGTATCGGCCTGGAGTGCGGCGGCAAGAGCCCGCATATCGTCACGCGTGATGTAGAAGACCTGGACACCATCGCCATGTCGGTCGCCTATGGCGTCTGGTACAACCAGGGCGAGACCTGCCACGCGGGTACCCGCCTTATTGTCGATCGAACCGTCAAGCAAGCGCTGCTTGCCAAGCTCCGCGGTTGGGCCGAGGCACTTCAGCCCGGTGACCCGCTCGACCCCGCCGTGCAGATGGGGGCAATGATCGAGCAGTCACACATGGAAAAGGTTCAGGGCTATCTCGAACATGGCCAGCGCGAAGGGGCTCGCCTGCTATTCGGCGGTGAGCAAGTGCGCAGCGAAAGCGGCGGGTACTACCTGACCCCGGCCGTACTCGACGATGTCACCAACGATATGCGGGTGGCCCGCGAAGAGATCTTCGGCCCGGTACTCGTCGTAATCACCGTGGACGACCTGGATGAGGCATTGGCCATCGCCAATGACACCGACTACGGCCTCGGAGCGGCGATCTGGACAGACCGGCTACGCGACGGCCACCGCGCCGCCCGCGCCCTTCGCGCGGGCACCGTTTGGGTCAACTGTTACGACCACACATCGATCAATGCGCCGTTTGGTGGCTACAAGCAATCCGGCCAGGGTCGCGACAAATCGCTCCATGCTTTTGACAAGTACACCGAACTCAAAACCACCTGGATCGAGATTTGA
- a CDS encoding M24 family metallopeptidase, with protein MKMDLDTLGILPPTHAPSDCEPTHAEIEQVLLDRLGRVRRELVKRDLAAVVLFDPAHVRYATGSRNMQVYSSRNPARYAFVPAEGPVVLFEFSGCEHLAKHLPTVDEIRSAKAISYYFNEKNTEAVTRAWADEIIDLVRQCGGGKRIGIESATPEAAFMLKASGFEVLDAQAPLELARAIKVPNEIKMVRSSLRAVEDGVRKLETAIQPGMSENAVWSRLHQHIIETDADFVETRLMNSGPRTNPWFQECSDRIIQEGELVALDTDVVGRYGYYADFSRTFLCGDGQASRAQKDLYAMAYEQISTNMQNISPGISFKEYAERAWQLPEAYKARRYFALAHGVGMNGEYPYIVHREDIDDKGYDGIIEPGMTLCVESFIGHEKGGEGVKLEEQLYVRDDGKVELLSDYPFDSRLLGYT; from the coding sequence ATGAAGATGGATCTCGATACCCTCGGCATTCTTCCGCCGACCCATGCGCCCAGCGATTGCGAGCCGACGCACGCCGAGATCGAACAGGTATTACTTGATCGTCTTGGCCGGGTTAGGCGTGAACTCGTCAAACGTGACCTGGCCGCGGTGGTGCTCTTTGATCCGGCACATGTCCGTTATGCCACCGGGTCGCGCAACATGCAGGTCTACAGTTCCCGCAACCCGGCGCGCTATGCGTTCGTCCCTGCCGAGGGGCCGGTGGTGTTGTTCGAGTTTTCCGGCTGCGAGCACCTGGCCAAGCACCTGCCCACGGTGGATGAGATTCGTTCGGCGAAAGCGATTTCTTATTACTTCAATGAGAAAAACACCGAGGCGGTGACCCGCGCCTGGGCGGACGAGATTATCGACCTTGTTCGGCAATGCGGGGGCGGTAAGCGTATCGGTATCGAAAGCGCCACGCCGGAAGCGGCCTTCATGTTGAAGGCGAGTGGCTTCGAGGTGTTGGATGCCCAGGCACCGCTGGAGTTGGCGCGTGCCATCAAGGTACCCAATGAGATCAAGATGGTCCGTTCGTCGCTGCGCGCGGTAGAAGACGGGGTGCGCAAGCTTGAAACGGCCATTCAGCCGGGCATGAGCGAAAACGCCGTGTGGTCGAGGCTGCATCAGCACATCATCGAAACCGATGCTGACTTTGTCGAGACGCGATTGATGAACTCGGGACCGCGCACCAATCCATGGTTCCAGGAGTGCTCAGACCGAATCATCCAGGAGGGCGAGCTGGTGGCGCTCGATACCGACGTGGTAGGACGCTACGGCTATTATGCTGATTTCTCACGTACTTTCCTGTGTGGCGATGGCCAGGCAAGCCGGGCCCAGAAAGACCTCTACGCCATGGCGTATGAACAGATAAGTACCAATATGCAAAACATCAGCCCCGGCATCAGTTTCAAGGAGTACGCCGAGCGTGCCTGGCAACTGCCCGAAGCCTACAAGGCGCGCCGTTACTTCGCCCTGGCCCATGGCGTTGGCATGAATGGCGAGTATCCCTACATCGTTCATCGTGAAGATATCGACGACAAGGGCTACGACGGCATTATTGAGCCGGGAATGACGCTGTGCGTGGAGAGCTTTATCGGCCACGAGAAGGGGGGTGAAGGCGTCAAGCTTGAAGAACAGCTCTACGTCCGCGACGACGGAAAAGTGGAGCTGCTGTCCGATTATCCCTTCGATTCAAGACTGCTGGGATATACCTAG